The following are from one region of the Actinomyces sp. oral taxon 897 genome:
- a CDS encoding MurR/RpiR family transcriptional regulator, which translates to MSEAMSNEVGDTDDDPSGDDPSGVVERIRRSRAGFSPTEAAIAETVLADPQAALMATTGSLAEGAGVSQASVVRFCRALGYTGLPDLRLALAQELSRRDLEHERSGVAHGRIDASDSLADLAAKIAFHEARSIEQTARQLDLDALEETARAIAVPRPVTVFGVGASGLVAADLTQKLQRIGQPCQFHADTHVQLVHAALLDADDVAVGFSFSGRTRDVGDCLRLAREGGALTVAVTGDPRSPTARGAARVLLTAAREDELRAAALASRMAQLAVVDILFARVAQLRFDDLDAALATTRAAVDRLRLRP; encoded by the coding sequence ATGAGCGAGGCCATGAGCAACGAGGTCGGCGACACCGACGACGACCCGAGCGGCGACGACCCGAGCGGGGTCGTGGAGCGCATTCGCCGGTCCCGCGCGGGCTTCAGCCCCACGGAGGCGGCCATCGCCGAGACGGTACTGGCCGACCCCCAGGCCGCCCTCATGGCGACCACGGGCTCCCTGGCCGAGGGCGCAGGCGTGTCGCAGGCGAGCGTGGTCCGCTTCTGCCGTGCGCTGGGGTACACGGGCCTGCCCGACCTGCGCCTGGCGCTCGCCCAGGAGCTGAGCCGGCGCGACCTGGAGCACGAGCGCTCCGGCGTCGCCCACGGGCGGATCGACGCCTCGGACTCGCTGGCCGACCTGGCCGCCAAGATCGCCTTCCACGAGGCCCGCTCGATCGAGCAGACGGCGCGGCAGCTCGACCTGGACGCCCTGGAGGAGACGGCTCGGGCCATTGCCGTCCCGCGTCCGGTCACCGTCTTCGGCGTCGGCGCCTCGGGGCTGGTGGCCGCCGACCTCACCCAGAAGCTCCAGCGGATCGGCCAGCCCTGCCAGTTCCACGCCGACACCCACGTCCAGCTCGTCCACGCGGCGCTGCTGGACGCGGACGACGTCGCCGTCGGGTTCTCCTTCTCGGGGCGAACCCGTGACGTCGGCGACTGCCTGCGCCTGGCGCGCGAGGGGGGCGCGCTCACGGTCGCCGTCACGGGGGACCCCCGCTCCCCCACGGCCCGCGGGGCCGCCCGCGTCCTGCTCACCGCCGCCCGCGAGGACGAGCTGCGGGCCGCGGCCCTGGCCAGCCGCATGGCCCAGCTCGCCGTCGTCGACATCCTGTTCGCGCGGGTGGCCCAGCTGCGCTTCGACGACCTCGACGCCGCCCTGGCCACGACGCGCGCCGCCGTGGACAGGCTGCGCCTGAGACCCTGA
- a CDS encoding LacI family DNA-binding transcriptional regulator translates to MAGQRRGTQGAPSLSDVARLAGVSAQTVSRVSMGAGNVRPATREKVLKAMNQLGYSPNRAAQALRRGSFRAIGVLTQQIQRTGEALTTAGVLEAATRADYTVNLVQVERPESEDLRQAVYRLSHQAVDGLVVVQAGRAGPEHLSLPPTLPVAVSDSALVGYYPSASADQVQGVRDAVGHLLGLGHRTVHHVTGPEGSQSALIRRATWAACLREAGAPVPEPVPGDWSAAAGYRAGLRLADDPGVTAVFCGNDELALGLIRAMHERGRSVPGDVSVVGFDGLALGEFSFPPLTTVRQDFRRHGREMVALVLEQVASGPADGSRSVVIPTELVLRGSTTSAGR, encoded by the coding sequence ATGGCCGGTCAGCGCAGGGGTACCCAGGGGGCGCCGTCGTTGAGCGACGTGGCTCGCCTGGCCGGGGTCTCCGCGCAGACGGTCTCGCGCGTCTCAATGGGGGCCGGCAACGTCCGCCCGGCCACCCGGGAGAAGGTGCTCAAGGCAATGAACCAGCTGGGCTACTCCCCCAACCGGGCGGCCCAGGCCCTGCGCCGCGGCTCCTTCAGGGCGATCGGCGTGCTGACCCAGCAGATCCAGCGCACCGGGGAGGCGCTGACCACGGCGGGCGTGCTGGAGGCCGCCACGCGGGCCGACTACACCGTCAACCTCGTCCAGGTGGAGCGCCCCGAGTCCGAGGACCTGCGCCAGGCCGTCTACCGCCTCTCCCACCAGGCCGTGGACGGTCTCGTGGTGGTCCAGGCGGGCCGGGCCGGGCCCGAGCACCTCTCCCTGCCGCCGACCCTGCCGGTGGCGGTCTCGGACTCCGCGCTCGTGGGCTACTACCCCTCGGCCAGCGCCGACCAGGTGCAGGGGGTGCGCGACGCCGTCGGCCACCTCCTGGGCCTGGGGCACCGCACCGTCCACCACGTCACCGGGCCCGAGGGCTCGCAGTCGGCGCTCATCCGCAGGGCCACGTGGGCGGCGTGCCTGAGGGAGGCCGGCGCCCCGGTCCCCGAGCCGGTACCAGGTGACTGGAGCGCGGCCGCGGGCTACCGGGCCGGCCTGCGCCTGGCCGACGACCCGGGGGTGACGGCCGTGTTCTGCGGCAACGACGAGCTGGCGCTCGGCCTCATCCGGGCCATGCACGAGCGGGGCAGGAGCGTACCGGGCGACGTCTCCGTGGTGGGCTTCGACGGCCTGGCCCTGGGCGAGTTCAGCTTCCCGCCGCTGACCACCGTGCGCCAGGACTTCAGGCGCCACGGCCGCGAGATGGTGGCCCTGGTGCTGGAGCAGGTGGCCTCCGGTCCGGCCGACGGGTCGCGCAGCGTCGTCATCCCCACCGAGCTGGTGCTGCGCGGCAGCACGACGTCGGCGGGCAGGTAG
- the murQ gene encoding N-acetylmuramic acid 6-phosphate etherase, which produces MPPSTLATTEQRNPASASLDTMSSLDIVSVMNTEDHRVADAVGAALPQIARAVDVVVAGMRAGGRLIYIGAGTSGRLGVLDAAECPPTFRTPADLVVGLIAGGREAVFTAVEGAEDDAGLGAADIDGLGVGEHDTVVGVAASGRTPYVIGGLDRARERGAATIALACTARASVCENADVAIEVVPGPEVLTGSSRLKAGTAQKLVLNMISTAAMVRLGKVYGNLMVDVAPTNTKLIDRARRIVSAATGCDNERAAAALAAADGHAKTAIVMVACGIDADAARRRLAAAGGFVRAAVGAPPAPIPSPSAKE; this is translated from the coding sequence ATGCCCCCGTCCACACTGGCCACCACGGAGCAGCGCAACCCGGCCTCGGCCTCCCTGGACACCATGAGCAGCCTCGACATCGTCTCCGTCATGAACACGGAGGACCACCGGGTCGCCGACGCCGTCGGAGCCGCCCTGCCGCAGATCGCCCGTGCCGTCGACGTCGTCGTAGCGGGCATGCGGGCCGGCGGACGCCTCATCTACATCGGCGCCGGCACCTCCGGGCGCCTCGGCGTCCTCGACGCCGCCGAGTGCCCCCCCACCTTCCGCACCCCTGCCGACCTCGTCGTCGGCCTCATCGCCGGCGGCAGGGAGGCCGTGTTCACCGCCGTCGAGGGCGCCGAGGACGACGCCGGCCTGGGCGCCGCCGACATCGACGGCCTGGGCGTCGGCGAGCACGACACCGTCGTGGGCGTCGCGGCCTCCGGCCGCACCCCCTACGTCATCGGCGGCCTGGACCGCGCCCGCGAGCGCGGCGCCGCCACCATCGCCCTGGCCTGCACCGCCCGGGCTAGCGTGTGCGAGAACGCCGACGTCGCCATCGAGGTCGTCCCCGGCCCCGAGGTCCTCACGGGCTCCAGCCGCCTCAAGGCCGGCACCGCCCAGAAGCTCGTCCTCAATATGATTTCCACCGCCGCCATGGTGCGGCTCGGCAAGGTCTACGGCAACCTCATGGTCGACGTCGCCCCCACCAACACCAAGCTCATCGACCGCGCCCGCCGGATCGTGTCCGCCGCCACCGGCTGCGATAACGAGCGGGCCGCCGCCGCCCTGGCCGCCGCCGACGGGCACGCCAAGACCGCCATTGTCATGGTCGCCTGCGGCATCGACGCCGACGCGGCCCGCCGCCGCCTGGCCGCGGCCGGCGGCTTCGTGCGCGCCGCCGTCGGCGCTCCCCCAGCCCCGATCCCGTCCCCATCCGCGAAGGAGTAG